Within Planctomycetia bacterium, the genomic segment CGCGGGGTTGGGCGATACGGACAACGACAACGATGTCGATATCACCGACCTCAACAACGTTCGTAACAACTTCGGCGCTGGTCAGCCGGTTGGCAGCCCGGTCCCCGAGCCCTCCACCGCCGTCTTGGCGTTGGGCCTCGGCCTGGGGTTGGCGGGCTGGTTGCGGCGGAAAAAGGCGTAGTCGGCGGTTTCGACCGACTGACGAAAACGGCTCAAGCGGCCCGGGTCAGCAATGGCCCGGGCCGCCGGCGTTTCCGGAAGCTCTCTTTTCTTTCCGGGCACGGTGGTATAATTTAGGCAACGATCCCTGCGAAAATTCATTCCCCCCTTGGGAGGAGCGGTTGCTATGGCAGTTCTGTTGAGCGAAAAGGCGGCCATCGAGGTCAAGAAGATCATCACCGAGCAGAAGCTCGAACCGGAAACCCTCCTGCGGGTGGCCGTCGTCGGCGGCGGCTGCAGCGGGTTCAGCTACAACCTCGGCTTCGACAAAACATACGACGCCCAGCAGGACAGCAAGTTCGATTGCCACGGCATCTCCGTGGTCGTCGACAAGAAGAGCGCCCTGTACCTGGACGGGACGACCGTCGACTTTTACGACGGCCTCGAAAAGCGCGGGTTCACCTTCGACAACCCGAACGCCGTGAAAAGCTGCGGCTGCGGCAGCTCGTTCCAGGCATAAGGTTCGTCGCCTTAGCGAGATTTCCAGCAAGCCGCGAAGCCATGGCTCCGCGGCTTGTTTTGCGCGCGGTCACAGAATAGACGCCGTTGGCGATAAGCCCAGGGAAGGCCCTCGAAGTCTGAGCTATCGGCGAAGCCTTCGGTGGCCTTCCCTGGGCTTGGACAGCGTTGGTGATGGATAGAACGCTCTGCGCCGCCGTCGCCTCCTACAGTCCGCAGCAAGGGCTTTGCTATACTGCGGCACTTTTGCATCGCACTGCCCTCGGGATCGGCCTGGCATGAATATTCTGGAAACCCTGCGCGGGCGGTTCGCCGAGGCGTTGCGCGTCGTCGCGCCGGGTCAGATTGACGATCTGGCGAAGTACCTCTCCATGATCCAGCGGAGCCAGGACGCCAAGTTCGGCGACTACCAGGCCAACTGCGCGATGTCGCTGGCCAAGCTGCTCAACAAGTCGCCGCGTGACGTGGCGAGCGAGTTGCTCATGGCCGCGCGACTTGACGACCTTTGCGACACTCCTGAAATCGCCGGGCCCGGCTTTATCAATCTCCGCCTGCGCGATGATGTGCTGTCCGAACGCGCGAACTCCGCCATCGGCGATGCGCGCGTCGGCGCACCGCCTGCCGCTCGTCCGGCGACGTTCGTCGTCGACTTCTCGGCGCCGAACGTCGCCAAGCCGATGCATGTCGGGCATATCCGTTCAACGGTGCTCGGCGATTGCCTGTACCGCGTGTTGCAGTTTCTGGGCCACCGCGTGATTGGCGACAATCACATCGGCGACTGGGGCACGCAGTTCGGGATGATCATTTACGGCTACCGGAACTTTCTCGACCGGGAAGCTTATGCCAAGCAGCCGGTAACGGAATTGGCGCGGATCTACCGGCTGGTGAATCAACTGGTGGACTACCAGGAGTCGGTCGCCGCATTGCCGACGGCGGAACAAGAAATAGCCGTGGCCGCGCGGCGCGTGGATGAGCTCTCGCGGCGCACCGAGCCGGATGATCCAAAGGCCAAGAAAGAAGCCGCCAAGGAACTGCGGAGCGCGAAGGAAGCGCTCACCGGCGCCAAGGAAAAGCTGACCGGATACTCGGCCAAGATCGAGACGGTGAACAGTGACGCGCAATTCGCGGCGCTGGCCGCGAAACACGCGGGCATTGGCGTCGCCGTCCTCGAAGAGACGGCCAAGCTGCACGCCGGCGATCAAGAGAATCGCCGCCTCTGGGAAGAAATCCTCCCGCCGTGTCGCGATGAAATTGACGAAATGTACCGCCGCCTGGGCGTAGAATTCGACGTGACGCTCGGCGAAAGCTTTTACCACGATCGACTCGCCACGGTCGTCGAGCGCCTCGTGCAACATAGCATCGCGCGGGAAAGTGATGGCGCGAAGTGCGTCTTTTTCGAGGGGAGCGAGACGCCGATGATCGTGCAAAAGCGCGACGGGGCGTTTCTGTATGCGACGAGCGACTTGGCGACGATTCAATATCGCATGGAAACCTGGAGTCCCGACGCGATTCTGTATGTTGTGGGTACGCCACAGAGCCTGCACTTCGAGCAGTTGTTCGCCGCGGCCCGTCGCTGGGGTAGCGCGACCGGCGAGTGGAGCGATGATGTCAAACTAGTCCACGTGGCCTTCGGCAGCGTGCTCGGCGAGGATGGCAAGATCTTTCGTACCCGCGCCGGCGGCACGGTTAGCCTGGCGGACTTGCTGGACGGCGCTGAGGCGAAGGCGCTCGAAATCGTCAGTGCCAGTGATGACGCGAAGCCGGGAGGCGCGGAACTCTCGACTGAAGAGCGCCAACGCGTCGCGGAAGTGGTCGGCGTGGGGGCGATCAAGTACGCGGACCTGTCGCACAATCGCACCAGCGACTACGTCTTCAGCTACGACAAGATGATGGCCACGACCGGCAATACGGCCACGTATTTGCAATATGCGTACGCGCGGGTGCAAAACATCTTCGCGCGCGGCGAAGTCAACGTCGACGCACTGCGCCAAAGCGGCGCGAAAATTACCTTCACGTCGCCAGCTGAGCGCGCCTTGGCACTCGAAGTGCTACGCTTTGGCGAAGCGGTCGAATCCGTGGTGTCGGACTATCGCCCGAATCAACTCACGAGCTATCTTTACGACCAACTCGCGCAGTGTTACTCCCGATTCTACGAAGCCTGCCCGGTGCTCAAAGCGGATACGCCGGAGCAACGCGTAAGCCGGCTATTGCTTTGCGACCTCACCGCCCGCGTGCTCAAGCAGGGCCTGGCCCTGCTCGGCATCGGCACGGTAGAGCGGATGTAGCAGCGGCGTTCCCGACTACGCCCCGAACCAGCGCTTGATCGCGTGGACCGTCAGCGCGCGGCCGGCGCGGCCGATTGACGTTGTGAGCGGGATCTTCTTCGGGCAAACCGCCACGCAATTCTGGGCATTGCCGCAGACCTGCACGCCGCCCGGCGCGGCCAGCGCGTCGAGGCGTTCGGTCGCGTTCAATTCGCCGGTGGGATTGACGTTGAACAGCATGGCCTGGCTGATGGCATGCGCGCCGATGAACGACTCGTCGTACGTCGCCGCTTGACGTTGGGCGAAGGCCTCGGTCGTTTCATTTTCGCCCTGCTTCATTTCCACCTTGAGATACTGCGGGCAAGCGTCCAGGCAGCAGCCGCAGCTCATGCACTCGCTGAGGGGGTAGGCCTGCTCCTGCTGGGCCTGCGATTGCCGCGGGCCAGGGCCGAGGTTGTAGTAACCGTCGACCGGGATCCAGGCTTTGACTTTTTGCAGGGCGCGGAACAACCGGGAGCGATCGACCATCAGATCGCGCACGACGGGGAACTTGCCCATCGGCCGCAACTCGATCTCGGTCGCATTGTCCTCGAGCAGCCGATCGACCAGAGCCGAACAAGCCTGGCGAACGCCGCCGTTGATGACCATCGTGCATGCGCCGCAGACTTCCTCCAGGCAATTGCAGTCCCACGCGACCGGCGCGACCGCCTTGCCATCCGCGGTTTCCGCGTTGGCGGCAATCTTTTGCAGAACGCTGATCACGTTCATGTCCGGTTCGTGCTCGACGCGGTGGCGCTCCCAATAGCTGGGGCCGCCGGGCGCGTCTTGCCGCAACACCCGCACGTGAAATTCGCGCGGACCATGGTGATGAGCGTGCGTATCGGTCATGGAATCATCCTGAAGCGTGTTAAAATCTCACTACATTGACGTAGCAAGAATTTCTAAGTTCTAAATCGGAATGACGAATCAAATTCGAATGACCGAATGTCGAATGATTCAATAAGACTGTGGCTGCCTCAGCAGCCATTCGTCATTCCGATTTAGAACTTAGAAATTCACTCAACTAGTGCGTTGCCGCGAGTTTTCCCGTCGCCGTTGCTCCGGCCCCGTTGCCGGTCGCCGCGGTTTTTTGTTGTTGACGTTCGCGCCAGACTTCTTCGATCAGTTCCGCGCCGACCAGGCCATACAACCTGGGGCGGGGCGGAATCAGCGAAGTGTCGACGTCTTCGTACACGAGCGTCGGCTCGCCGTCGGCGTCCAAGCTGGCGACCGTCGATTTGAGCCACTTAGCCGTGTTTTCCTCGAAGCTGATGCACCACTTCTCGGCCTGACGGCGGCGTTCGCTGGCGTCCTTGGCGTCGAGTCCCGGCATCGAGTAGTCCGGTTTGAAGTGCGCGCCGCGACATTCATCGCGCTGCAGCGCGCCCTTGAGGATCGTCTTCGCCAGCGGGAACATGTCCACGACCGCCTTGGTGAAGACGACGTTCTGGTTGGTCCACTTGCCGGTATCGGAGAGCGAACAGCGCTGTGCACGTTCCGCGAGTTCCGACACCTTCGCGTAGGCCGCGCGCAAGTCGTCGTTCTTCCGCACCACGGTCGCGGCCCGTGTCATCACGTTGCCGAGTTCCAGGTGTAACAGGTACGGATTTTCGCCGCCGCCGGCGCGGGTTAGCAACTGCTGATGCGCCTGCTCATGCTCGCGGCGCGCGCCGTCGTACAGCGACGATGGCTGAGCTGCCGCGTTGCCGCCGGGAATGGATTTGATCCAGTTTTCAATGCCCGGCGCGACAATCAAGCCGCTGAAAATGCAGCTCAGTAGAGAGTTCGCGCCCAATCGATTGGCGCCGTGGTACTGGTAGTCGCATTCGCCGATGGCGTAGAGGCCGGAAATGTTGGTGACTTGATTCTTGGGGGAGCCAACGCGCAAACCACCCGTGGCGCTGCGCTCGTAGTCGACCCACAGTCCGCCCATCGAGTAGTGGACGGCGGGGAAGATTTTCATCGGCTCTTCGCGCGGATCGACCCCTTGGAATTTTTCATAGATATCCAGGATGCCGCCGAGCTTCTGATCCAAGACCTGCCGCGGCAAGTGCGTCACGTCGAGGTAAACGCTCATCCGGTCCGGATCGACCGACAGGCCTTCGTACGTGCAAACGCTGAAGATTTCCCGCGTGGCGATATCGCGCGGCACCAGGTTGCCGTATTTCGGATACCGATCTTCGAGGAAGTAGTACCGTTCCGACTCGGGAATCGAACGCGCTGCACGCTGATCGTTCGGCGTTCGCGGCACCCATACGCGGCCCCCTTCGCCACGAGCGCTTTCGCTCATCAGCCGCAGTTTATCCGCGCCTGGCACCGCGGTCGGATGCACTTGAATGAACTCGGCGTTGCCGTATTTGGCGCCAGCGCGGAAGCAACGGCTCGCGGCGCTGCCGTTGCAGACCATCGACATCGTCGAGCGGCCGTAAATCAATCCGCAACCGCCGGAACCGACGATCACCGCATCGGCCGGGAACGCGCGAATCTCCATCGTGACGAGATCCTGCGCCACCGCGCCGCGACAAACGCCATGGTCGTCGAGAATTGGTCCCAGGAAGTCCCAAAACTCATACTTCTTGACCTTGCCGGCCACTTCCCAGCGCCGCACCTGCTCGTCGAGCGCATACAGCAATTGCTGGCCCGTCGTGGCGCCGGCGAAAGCCGTGCGCTTGAACATTGTGCCGCCGAAACGGCGCTGATCGCGAAAGCCTTCCGGCGTGCGATTGAACGGTACGCCGAGCCGGTCCATTAGATCGATGATCTTCGGCCCCCACTCGACCATTTCTTTGACCGGCGGCTGGTGCTGGAGAAAATCGCCGCCGTAGACGGTGTCGTCCAGATGCAGCCACTCGTTATCGCCGAGCTGCCGCGTTTGTTCGTTGACGCTGTTGATGCCCCCTTGGGCGCAGACGCTGTGGGAGCGCTTGACCGGCGTCAGGCTCATCAAATCGACGGCGACGCCCAACTCGGCCAGCTTCATCGTCGCGGCCAACCCGGCCAACCCGCCGCCGACCATGAGAACCCGTTCGTTCGCCATCTGATTCACCTTCCGAGATACGCCGCTCGATCGCGGCTGTTGAGTCCTGACTTCACGCGGCGACGCGATACGCTATTGTCGTTCACTTGCCGGCAGTCGCGCCGCGGTTGAAGCGTTTTCTTCGTCGAGGGTCGGTTCGTCAGCGTCCTGTGCATTCGCTTCCGGCGCTGCTGTCGCCGCGGCTTCCGGCACTTCGACGGTGCTGAACCCAAACAGCGCGCCCAGGCCGACGATCGAGAGCAACAGACCGAACGCCATACAGATGTAGTCGGCCCGCTTCTGCGCGGCTGGCGTCACCCAGACGCCCCAAGTGATGCCCATCGTCCAAATGCCGTTCGCAAAGTGGTAGACGCTCGCGAGAACGCCGATGGCGTACAGCAGGCGGACGACAATCGGCTGCAGGGCCAACGCAGCGCTGTTCGTAGCGTTCTCCGGTTCGAATTGCCCGCCGCCGAGCGGCTTCACGACGTTTTCCATCCACGGCTCCACGTGAAACCAGCCGTGCATGTGGAAGACGTGATAGAGAATAAAGAACAACGCGATCCAGGCTGTGGCGCGCTGCAGCGTATAGCGAACATTGTTCGCGTACGGATAGCTGCTGGTATTCGGCATGCCTGACCGCACGATCATCACGCCGACGACGGCGTGAAAAATCAGCGGCAGGAAAATGAACGTCCACTCCACGAGCGGCAACAGCGGCCCGAGCGAGTGGATGAGATTGACGTTGTCCTGAAAGATCTGACTCCCGCCCAGAACGCTGGCGTTCGTGACCAGATGGACGCATAAATACGCGCCCACCGGAATCAGGCCGCTGAGCGAATGCAGGCGGCGAATCAGAAACTCGTGACGAACCAAGAACGGCGCCGTCGAAGCGTCCACAGTCTTCCTTTCCGGTGTCCGGCCTGAGCTGGCAAAGCGTCGGAACAAGCAGGTTTGGCGTCCGAACTGCCATCTCCATCGGTAGTATAGGGATGCGACGCAACCTTACAAGACTGCCCAATTGGCAGCAATCGCCGCTATCCTCTTGGGATTGCGAAGGTTACGCAAATCCCGCACTTTCTCTTCCGATTCAAGCTTTCGCATGTTACAAGAAAAGGTGGGGACTGGACTTACGCACTCGCCGTGAAGTTCGCCGACGCCTGCCGCACAATTTGGCACTAGACTTGCTTTTCCATGAGGCAGCGGATGCCATTGTTAGTTTGTGGCAATTGAACCGTTCAGGTAAACCGGCAGCAAGGGTTTTGACGTGATCCGGACTTGGCCGTCCATTTTGATCACCGATGATGACGACGCCCTCCGGGAGGCGCTGGGGACCGTCTTTGCCCCGCGCGGCTTCAAAGTTCACCTGGCCAGCGATGGCGAATGGGCGCTGCGGATTATTCGCTCGGAACCGGTCGACATCGTTTTGCTCGACATGCACATGCCACGGCTCACGGGACTGGAGACGATTCGCCAGCTGAAACAGTTCAAGGCGGATCTTCCCTGCATCTTGATGTCGGCCGACGCCGACGACGCGCTCGTGCGCCAAGCACAACAGGCTGACGCGTACGCTGTGCTGCGAAAGCCAGTCTCCGGTTGCCAAGTCTCGCGCACGGTTTGCGATGCCCTCGCCCAAGCCTACGATTGGCCGCCGGGCTTCGAGCAGCACTTCGCTTAGCCACAGTCTCCTTTCGCTCCACGAAAGGGCTTTACCTTTCGCGGAGCGAAAGGAGACTGTGGCTGTCTCTTCGCCGGCCCGTTGGTCACTCGCGGCGAATTCTTTCGCGCGACTCCGGAAAAGTGTTGCCTTTTCCGGTAGGAAAACCTTATATTCGCTCACAGCGGCGTGTTGGGCGTCGTTCTAGCCTCGGACCGGCGTGCTCTGTCGTCGATGTAACCGCGCTTGTTGCGCGGCGAGGTTCGTTGTTTCACTACGCTCAGGTCTCAGGAACAGGGGACTGCGATGCGCATTGCATTGTTGTTGGGAGCGGTAAGCTGTTTGGGCTGGATTTCGACCACGGCTCTCGGGGCGGCGCCGGCGAAAAAAACTGCGCCGCAGGCGAAGCCGGCGATTGCCAAAGAGAATCTGGTGGAACTGGCGCTCCGCGCTGAAGTCCGCGGAGATCGCGAGGCGCGCGAAGAATTTCTCAAGCAAGCCCTGCAGGCCGCGCCGGACGACGCCGCGGCGCACTGGCATGCCGGCGATGTCTGGCACGACGACGCCTGGCTGAAGCCGAGCGAAGTCGCCGCGCGTTTGGTTGACGACCGGCGGCTTATTGAATACCGGAATACGCGCGACGGTTACCCAGACACAGTCGCCGGGCAACTGGACTTAGCGCATTGGTGCGCGCGAAGCGGGTTGCACGATCAGAAACGAGCTCATCTGACACGCGTCTTGGAGTTGAACCCCAGTCACGTCGCTGCCCGCCAGGAACTTGGTTTCCGCTGGGTGGACGGCGTGTGGCTTTCTCCGGAGGAGATCGCCGCGTCCGGTCGCCGCGCGGCACTTGCCGAGCGCTCGCTGGAAATGTGGTCGCCGAAACTCTTGAAGCTCCGCGATACGCTGGAACGGCGCAGCCCACAACAACGCGAAATTGCGCGGGAACGCTTGTTGGAAATCCGGGAGCCAGAGGCCATTCCAGCACTTGAAGCGGTATTTGGCGCGTACAGTGAGCCGGCGGCGCTCGCGATGCTCAAGGTCATCGCGGCCATGTCAGGTTCCGACGCCACGGCAGCTTTGGCTCGGCAAGCGGCGCTTTCGCCGTCGGACGCCGTTCGCGTGGAAGCTGCGGACCAGTTGCGCAGTCGTCCGCAGGTCGAATACGTACCAGTGTTATTGTCTGGCATTTACTCGCCGGTTCAATCGCGAAGCGAACTGTACCGATTTCCGGACGGTCGGCTGTTGTATCAGCACGCTTACTATCGCGAGGGAATGGATCAACATGAGGTGCAGTTCACGGAAACCGTGTTCTGGCGACGCCCGGCGAATTTCGCGCCCGGCCGCCGCAACGCGATCGTCGCAGGTTACTCGCTGAAAGAATTGATCCAAACACACAATTATTTCACGCGACTGGCGGCGGCGCGCGATCAAGCGGCCGTAAGTCAAAATGCCTACAACGAGGAAATGACCGTTCGGGCGTCGCAAGCACTGACGACCGCCACGGGTCAGGTCAATCCGGCGAACGCCGCGGATTGGTGGAATTGGTGGAGTGATCGCAATGAAGTTGCGTTGTCCTCCGCGGACAAAGCAGTGGATTTTCGCTACCGCTACGAGCTGGATGTGCCCCTCTCTACGGCCGTTCAAACTTGGTTGCCTCGGCAGTCGTCGTGTCTAGTGGCCGGAACTTTGGTGTCGACAGATACAGGGGCCACGCCGATCGAACAACTCCGTCACGGCGATCGCGTCTTGGCCCAAGACCCCGTTACAGGGGAACTCACATTCAAACCCGTGCTGAAAACTACGCACCGCGATCCCGTGGAAACGCTCTGCATCGACGCCGGCAACGCCGGTTCGCTCACTTGCAGCGGCGGGCACATGTTTTGGGTCGCCGGCAAGGGCTGGGTGCGCGCGCGAGTCATGGAGCCGGGAATGATCCTGCATACGCTCGACGGACCGCATGAAGTTCGCTCGGTCAAAGTATGCCCTCCGGCCGAGGTGTTCAACTTGATCGTCGCCGATTTCCATTCCTACTTCGTCGCGGACGGCCGCTGGCTCACGCATGACAACACGCCCCAATCGCCGACCGACACGATTGTGCCAGGCTTGCTCGCCACGCGCTAAACGACACAAGGGAGTGCGGACAGGATGTCCGACTCATCGCGAGCCGAGGGGGACGCTCCTCTCGGCTCGCTCGATTTACTCGTGCGTCAACAACTAGACTGTGGGAGGCGTCTCCGACGCCGATGAAGAGGGCATCGATTGTCGTATCGACGTCGATAGCGACAACGACGTTTGTTCCATCGGCGTCGGAGACGCCTCCCACAGTCAAAATTGGTTTCGTGACGCTTCGCATGACCAGGGAGGGTTCCTTGTTTACACGATTGGCGTTCATCTCACTGCTCCTGTTCGTCGCTCCGCTGCGAGCGCAGGTCCGCGACACGACGCCGCCGGTCGATGGCGATGACACCATCGTTGCCTTGCGCGATTTTCAAACGCGGCTCGAAGCGCACTACGGCGGCTACCGCAACATCCCGCTCCACGTGAAGGCCGCGTACTTCGAGTGGGAGCTCGCCCGGTATCACCGCACCGAGCACGGTCAGGTTTACAATCGCGTTGAACTGTCCGACCAGCCCGGCGTGCGGCCGATCACCATTCCGGGCTCCGATACTTCCACCTGGAACGGCGCGCTGCTGGCGGCGATGTCATACAAATACGCCGTCACGCATGACGCGACCACGCTCCAGCAGATCGCCGACCTGGTCCGCGGACTGCACTTCTTCTTCGAAGTCACCAGGCAGCCGGGTTTGATGGCCCGGTCGATCAGTCCGGCCGAGGGACGCGTGTTCGAAGAAATGCGTCCGAATGAGTATGTCGCGGCGGACGGTAGAAAGTACTTCTATCGCAACGATCCCGCCAAGGGAACGTATAACCAGATCGCGGGCGGCTACGCGGCGCTCTGCATGTATGCGCTCGATGACCTGCCGCCGGAAGTGCGCGGGATGGCGCTGGCCGACATGCACGCCATGGTGCTGCATGTG encodes:
- a CDS encoding polymorphic toxin-type HINT domain-containing protein, whose amino-acid sequence is MRIALLLGAVSCLGWISTTALGAAPAKKTAPQAKPAIAKENLVELALRAEVRGDREAREEFLKQALQAAPDDAAAHWHAGDVWHDDAWLKPSEVAARLVDDRRLIEYRNTRDGYPDTVAGQLDLAHWCARSGLHDQKRAHLTRVLELNPSHVAARQELGFRWVDGVWLSPEEIAASGRRAALAERSLEMWSPKLLKLRDTLERRSPQQREIARERLLEIREPEAIPALEAVFGAYSEPAALAMLKVIAAMSGSDATAALARQAALSPSDAVRVEAADQLRSRPQVEYVPVLLSGIYSPVQSRSELYRFPDGRLLYQHAYYREGMDQHEVQFTETVFWRRPANFAPGRRNAIVAGYSLKELIQTHNYFTRLAAARDQAAVSQNAYNEEMTVRASQALTTATGQVNPANAADWWNWWSDRNEVALSSADKAVDFRYRYELDVPLSTAVQTWLPRQSSCLVAGTLVSTDTGATPIEQLRHGDRVLAQDPVTGELTFKPVLKTTHRDPVETLCIDAGNAGSLTCSGGHMFWVAGKGWVRARVMEPGMILHTLDGPHEVRSVKVCPPAEVFNLIVADFHSYFVADGRWLTHDNTPQSPTDTIVPGLLATR
- the sdhB gene encoding succinate dehydrogenase iron-sulfur subunit; translation: MTDTHAHHHGPREFHVRVLRQDAPGGPSYWERHRVEHEPDMNVISVLQKIAANAETADGKAVAPVAWDCNCLEEVCGACTMVINGGVRQACSALVDRLLEDNATEIELRPMGKFPVVRDLMVDRSRLFRALQKVKAWIPVDGYYNLGPGPRQSQAQQEQAYPLSECMSCGCCLDACPQYLKVEMKQGENETTEAFAQRQAATYDESFIGAHAISQAMLFNVNPTGELNATERLDALAAPGGVQVCGNAQNCVAVCPKKIPLTTSIGRAGRALTVHAIKRWFGA
- a CDS encoding PEP-CTERM sorting domain-containing protein, whose amino-acid sequence is AGLGDTDNDNDVDITDLNNVRNNFGAGQPVGSPVPEPSTAVLALGLGLGLAGWLRRKKA
- a CDS encoding succinate dehydrogenase cytochrome b558 subunit, with the translated sequence MDASTAPFLVRHEFLIRRLHSLSGLIPVGAYLCVHLVTNASVLGGSQIFQDNVNLIHSLGPLLPLVEWTFIFLPLIFHAVVGVMIVRSGMPNTSSYPYANNVRYTLQRATAWIALFFILYHVFHMHGWFHVEPWMENVVKPLGGGQFEPENATNSAALALQPIVVRLLYAIGVLASVYHFANGIWTMGITWGVWVTPAAQKRADYICMAFGLLLSIVGLGALFGFSTVEVPEAAATAAPEANAQDADEPTLDEENASTAARLPASERQ
- the sdhA gene encoding succinate dehydrogenase flavoprotein subunit, which produces MANERVLMVGGGLAGLAATMKLAELGVAVDLMSLTPVKRSHSVCAQGGINSVNEQTRQLGDNEWLHLDDTVYGGDFLQHQPPVKEMVEWGPKIIDLMDRLGVPFNRTPEGFRDQRRFGGTMFKRTAFAGATTGQQLLYALDEQVRRWEVAGKVKKYEFWDFLGPILDDHGVCRGAVAQDLVTMEIRAFPADAVIVGSGGCGLIYGRSTMSMVCNGSAASRCFRAGAKYGNAEFIQVHPTAVPGADKLRLMSESARGEGGRVWVPRTPNDQRAARSIPESERYYFLEDRYPKYGNLVPRDIATREIFSVCTYEGLSVDPDRMSVYLDVTHLPRQVLDQKLGGILDIYEKFQGVDPREEPMKIFPAVHYSMGGLWVDYERSATGGLRVGSPKNQVTNISGLYAIGECDYQYHGANRLGANSLLSCIFSGLIVAPGIENWIKSIPGGNAAAQPSSLYDGARREHEQAHQQLLTRAGGGENPYLLHLELGNVMTRAATVVRKNDDLRAAYAKVSELAERAQRCSLSDTGKWTNQNVVFTKAVVDMFPLAKTILKGALQRDECRGAHFKPDYSMPGLDAKDASERRRQAEKWCISFEENTAKWLKSTVASLDADGEPTLVYEDVDTSLIPPRPRLYGLVGAELIEEVWRERQQQKTAATGNGAGATATGKLAATH
- a CDS encoding response regulator, with translation MIRTWPSILITDDDDALREALGTVFAPRGFKVHLASDGEWALRIIRSEPVDIVLLDMHMPRLTGLETIRQLKQFKADLPCILMSADADDALVRQAQQADAYAVLRKPVSGCQVSRTVCDALAQAYDWPPGFEQHFA
- a CDS encoding iron-sulfur cluster assembly accessory protein, whose product is MAVLLSEKAAIEVKKIITEQKLEPETLLRVAVVGGGCSGFSYNLGFDKTYDAQQDSKFDCHGISVVVDKKSALYLDGTTVDFYDGLEKRGFTFDNPNAVKSCGCGSSFQA
- the argS gene encoding arginine--tRNA ligase encodes the protein MNILETLRGRFAEALRVVAPGQIDDLAKYLSMIQRSQDAKFGDYQANCAMSLAKLLNKSPRDVASELLMAARLDDLCDTPEIAGPGFINLRLRDDVLSERANSAIGDARVGAPPAARPATFVVDFSAPNVAKPMHVGHIRSTVLGDCLYRVLQFLGHRVIGDNHIGDWGTQFGMIIYGYRNFLDREAYAKQPVTELARIYRLVNQLVDYQESVAALPTAEQEIAVAARRVDELSRRTEPDDPKAKKEAAKELRSAKEALTGAKEKLTGYSAKIETVNSDAQFAALAAKHAGIGVAVLEETAKLHAGDQENRRLWEEILPPCRDEIDEMYRRLGVEFDVTLGESFYHDRLATVVERLVQHSIARESDGAKCVFFEGSETPMIVQKRDGAFLYATSDLATIQYRMETWSPDAILYVVGTPQSLHFEQLFAAARRWGSATGEWSDDVKLVHVAFGSVLGEDGKIFRTRAGGTVSLADLLDGAEAKALEIVSASDDAKPGGAELSTEERQRVAEVVGVGAIKYADLSHNRTSDYVFSYDKMMATTGNTATYLQYAYARVQNIFARGEVNVDALRQSGAKITFTSPAERALALEVLRFGEAVESVVSDYRPNQLTSYLYDQLAQCYSRFYEACPVLKADTPEQRVSRLLLCDLTARVLKQGLALLGIGTVERM